A single region of the Vibrio cyclitrophicus genome encodes:
- a CDS encoding ABC transporter permease: MQDVIDISWWQLLFFSSLLLLPITINHKLKLGLGKEASISIIRMIIQLFLVGVYLEYLFTLNSLWVNLLWLFAMILVGASSIVEKSRLSKQLLLAPVAFSLAVTCVPIVLFICFFIIKPTPLFNAQYLIPIAGMLLGNSLSSNIVALQNLFGAFETQKSEYEAAIALGASPKYAAAPFVRNAIQKAMSPIMASMATTGLVTLPGMMTGQILGGASPMIAIKYQLMIMLAIFVMMSCSLALALQLSLKACLTKEGRVLAQIQPSK, from the coding sequence ATGCAAGACGTTATTGATATATCTTGGTGGCAGTTATTGTTCTTCAGCTCACTTCTCTTGCTACCTATTACCATCAACCACAAGTTAAAACTCGGCCTTGGCAAAGAGGCTTCTATCAGCATAATTCGTATGATTATTCAGCTGTTTCTGGTTGGCGTTTACCTAGAATATTTGTTCACCTTGAATAGTTTGTGGGTCAATTTGCTGTGGTTATTTGCAATGATTCTCGTCGGCGCAAGCTCGATTGTTGAAAAATCTAGGCTTTCGAAACAACTGCTATTAGCACCGGTGGCGTTTAGTCTTGCTGTGACTTGCGTGCCAATCGTCTTATTTATTTGCTTCTTTATTATCAAGCCTACCCCACTCTTCAATGCGCAGTACTTAATCCCTATTGCCGGGATGCTGTTGGGTAATAGCTTAAGCAGCAACATAGTTGCATTGCAGAACCTGTTTGGTGCTTTTGAAACACAAAAATCAGAATATGAAGCGGCAATCGCGTTAGGCGCGTCTCCTAAGTACGCTGCTGCGCCTTTTGTACGTAATGCGATACAGAAAGCGATGTCTCCCATTATGGCCTCCATGGCAACAACCGGCTTAGTTACGCTACCGGGAATGATGACGGGGCAAATCTTAGGGGGTGCTTCGCCGATGATCGCGATTAAGTATCAACTAATGATCATGCTGGCGATTTTCGTGATGATGAGCTGCTCATTAGCACTTGCACTTCAGCTCTCATTGAAGGCATGTCTGACCAAAGAAGGACGAGTTCTCGCGCAAATACAGCCTTCGAAATAG
- the torE gene encoding trimethylamine N-oxide reductase system protein TorE produces MSDVNKIETSEKHSLEWKSFLFIAVVLFPILSVAFVGGYGFLVWALQVFVFGPPGAHGGM; encoded by the coding sequence ATGAGTGATGTTAATAAAATTGAAACTAGCGAAAAACATTCGTTGGAGTGGAAGTCTTTCCTCTTCATCGCGGTGGTTCTCTTCCCAATATTAAGTGTGGCTTTTGTAGGCGGCTACGGCTTCCTAGTTTGGGCACTGCAAGTGTTTGTATTCGGACCTCCTGGTGCTCACGGCGGCATGTAA
- the torC gene encoding pentaheme c-type cytochrome TorC, translating to MKSFLVKLWRTMTRPAVHISLGVLTMGGFIAGVIFWGGFNTALEHTNTEEFCVSCHTMRDNVYVELQETVHWKNTSGVRATCPDCHVPHEWTAKIARKMQASKEVFAQVFGDLDTPEKFEARRIELAKHEWDRFSSNKSLECKNCHNYDSMDFENMRPTARIQMKNAAERDQSCVDCHKGIAHNLPLDMASASGIVGELENVASSTSYANGSDVISIRHLPMYTDETATVEAGLLSPASKVAVIDEKGDMIKIQIDGWRKAKGFGRVIQEDFGMNISTAILTKEVSQSDVITVGEKKEDELTGLPWEEVNLALWMKKESMVDNFDPIWNAAGQAYQSNCSTCHSQPDEAHFSANGWVGMLDGMIAFVNFDTDTEALVLKYLQKHSSDFSEGHH from the coding sequence ATGAAATCATTTTTAGTTAAATTATGGCGCACAATGACTCGCCCAGCAGTACACATCAGTCTTGGTGTACTAACAATGGGTGGCTTTATCGCCGGTGTTATTTTCTGGGGCGGTTTTAACACAGCTCTAGAGCACACAAATACAGAAGAGTTCTGTGTAAGCTGCCACACCATGCGTGACAACGTATACGTAGAACTACAAGAGACGGTTCATTGGAAAAACACTTCTGGTGTACGTGCTACTTGTCCTGACTGTCACGTTCCACATGAATGGACAGCAAAAATCGCTCGTAAGATGCAAGCATCTAAAGAAGTATTCGCTCAAGTGTTTGGTGACTTAGATACGCCTGAGAAATTCGAAGCTCGTCGTATCGAACTGGCTAAACACGAATGGGATCGTTTCTCTTCAAACAAATCTCTAGAGTGTAAAAACTGCCACAACTACGATTCAATGGATTTCGAAAACATGCGCCCTACAGCACGTATCCAAATGAAGAACGCGGCAGAGCGTGATCAAAGCTGTGTTGACTGTCACAAAGGTATTGCTCACAACCTTCCATTAGATATGGCATCAGCGAGCGGTATTGTTGGCGAGCTAGAAAATGTAGCAAGCAGCACATCTTACGCAAATGGTTCTGACGTGATCTCTATTCGTCACCTACCAATGTACACAGATGAAACAGCAACAGTTGAAGCGGGTCTATTAAGCCCTGCAAGTAAAGTTGCGGTTATCGACGAAAAAGGCGACATGATCAAGATTCAAATCGACGGTTGGCGTAAAGCGAAAGGCTTCGGACGTGTAATCCAAGAAGACTTCGGTATGAACATCTCAACTGCAATCTTGACGAAAGAAGTATCTCAAAGTGACGTTATCACTGTTGGTGAGAAGAAAGAAGATGAGCTTACTGGCCTTCCATGGGAAGAAGTTAACCTAGCACTTTGGATGAAGAAAGAGTCTATGGTTGATAACTTCGATCCAATCTGGAACGCAGCGGGTCAAGCGTACCAATCTAACTGTTCAACGTGTCACTCACAGCCAGATGAAGCTCACTTCAGCGCTAACGGTTGGGTAGGCATGCTAGATGGCATGATTGCGTTCGTTAACTTCGATACAGATACAGAAGCACTTGTTCTTAAGTATCTACAGAAGCACTCATCAGATTTTTCTGAAGGCCATCACTAA
- the torA gene encoding trimethylamine-N-oxide reductase TorA, translating to MAITRRSFLKGVATTSAASVIGPSLLASASASAAETDGAWKVSGSHWGAFRARVYAGKVQEIKPLEIDQHPTEMLKGIKGIIYSPSRVRYPMVRLDWLKKHKYSADTRGNNRFIRVTWDEALDLVYRELERVQKDYGPWALHTGQTGWRQTGQFHSCTNHMQRAMALHGYSVKKIGDYSTGAGQTIMPYVLGSTEVYAQGTSWELILENSDNIVLWGNDPVKNLQVGWTCETHESFAYLEQLKEKVAKKEINVVSVDPVKNKTGRYLENEQMYINPQTDVAFMLGVAHVLYNEGLYDKKFIETYCLGFEDFIKYVQGETKDKVEKTPEWASAICGASADSIRDFAKMLVNGRTQILVGWSIQRQEHGEQPYWMCAVIAAMVGQIGLPGGGISYGHHYSGIGVSSTGFGAPGSFPLNIDQGQSPKHTNTDYNGYSRVIPVARWVDSLLEPGKKIKANGATVTLPDIKMMVFSGNNPWHHHQDRNKMRKAFKSLQTVVAVDFAWTATCRHSDIVLPACTQWERNDIDGYGAYSGRGLIAMHKLVDPLFQSKTDFEIMSSLTKRWGRYDDYTRGMDEMQWVKSLYDECRAENEGKFEMPEFAEFWEKGFLDFGKGKPWTRHASFREDPEINALGTPSGFIEITSRTVGNMGYERCQEHPMWFEKSERSHGGPGSDKHPYWLQSCHPDKRLHSQMCESEEWRATYAVQGREPIYINPVDAKKKGIKDGDVVRVFNDRGQLLAGAVLMDSYAPGVVRIEEGAWYGPINEKVGALDTYGDPNTLTQDIGTSELAQATSANTCLVDFEKFQGKLPPVTSFGGPIEVS from the coding sequence ATGGCAATTACAAGAAGAAGTTTTCTGAAAGGTGTCGCTACTACAAGTGCGGCATCGGTTATCGGTCCAAGCTTATTGGCGTCAGCATCGGCTTCGGCTGCAGAAACAGACGGCGCGTGGAAAGTCTCTGGTTCTCACTGGGGTGCATTCCGAGCTCGCGTTTACGCGGGTAAAGTACAAGAAATTAAACCTCTAGAAATCGATCAGCACCCTACAGAGATGCTGAAAGGTATTAAAGGTATTATCTACAGTCCATCACGTGTGCGTTACCCAATGGTTCGCTTAGATTGGTTGAAGAAGCATAAGTACAGCGCAGACACGCGTGGTAACAACCGCTTTATTCGTGTGACTTGGGATGAGGCACTAGACCTTGTTTACCGCGAGCTAGAGCGCGTACAGAAAGATTACGGTCCATGGGCGCTTCACACAGGTCAAACTGGTTGGAGACAAACAGGTCAGTTCCACAGTTGTACTAACCACATGCAACGTGCAATGGCACTTCACGGTTACTCTGTGAAGAAAATCGGTGACTACTCAACAGGTGCTGGTCAAACGATCATGCCTTACGTGCTAGGTTCTACTGAGGTATATGCTCAAGGTACATCTTGGGAACTTATCCTAGAAAACAGTGACAACATTGTTCTTTGGGGTAACGATCCAGTTAAAAACCTTCAAGTAGGTTGGACATGTGAGACTCACGAGTCTTTTGCATACCTAGAACAGCTGAAAGAAAAAGTTGCTAAGAAAGAGATTAACGTTGTTTCTGTTGACCCTGTTAAAAACAAAACAGGTCGTTACCTAGAAAACGAGCAAATGTACATCAACCCACAAACAGATGTGGCGTTCATGCTTGGTGTTGCTCACGTTCTTTACAACGAAGGCCTATACGACAAGAAGTTCATCGAAACTTACTGTCTAGGTTTTGAAGATTTCATCAAGTACGTTCAAGGTGAAACGAAAGACAAAGTTGAGAAGACGCCAGAATGGGCTTCAGCTATCTGTGGTGCAAGCGCGGACTCTATCCGTGACTTCGCTAAGATGCTGGTTAACGGTCGTACACAGATTCTTGTAGGTTGGAGTATCCAACGTCAAGAGCACGGTGAACAGCCTTACTGGATGTGTGCAGTTATCGCAGCAATGGTTGGCCAAATCGGTCTTCCGGGCGGTGGTATCTCTTACGGTCACCACTACTCTGGTATCGGTGTATCTTCAACTGGCTTCGGTGCTCCGGGTTCTTTCCCGTTGAACATCGACCAAGGTCAATCGCCTAAGCACACCAACACAGATTACAACGGTTACAGCCGCGTAATCCCAGTTGCTCGCTGGGTAGATAGCTTGCTAGAGCCAGGTAAGAAGATTAAAGCAAACGGCGCGACAGTGACACTGCCTGACATCAAGATGATGGTCTTCAGTGGTAATAACCCGTGGCACCACCACCAAGATCGCAACAAGATGCGTAAAGCATTCAAGAGTCTGCAAACAGTAGTGGCTGTTGATTTCGCTTGGACTGCAACTTGTCGTCACTCTGACATCGTGCTTCCAGCATGTACTCAGTGGGAGCGTAACGATATTGATGGTTACGGCGCATACTCTGGCCGTGGTTTGATCGCAATGCACAAGCTAGTGGATCCTCTGTTCCAGTCTAAGACTGACTTCGAGATCATGTCTAGCCTAACTAAGCGTTGGGGCCGTTACGACGATTACACCCGTGGTATGGACGAAATGCAGTGGGTTAAATCTCTGTACGACGAATGTCGCGCGGAAAACGAAGGCAAGTTCGAAATGCCTGAGTTTGCTGAATTCTGGGAGAAAGGTTTCCTAGACTTCGGTAAAGGTAAGCCATGGACTCGTCACGCTTCATTCCGTGAAGATCCAGAGATCAACGCACTAGGTACGCCTTCTGGTTTCATCGAAATCACAAGCCGTACTGTTGGCAACATGGGTTACGAACGCTGTCAAGAACACCCAATGTGGTTCGAGAAATCTGAACGTTCACACGGTGGTCCAGGCTCTGACAAACATCCGTACTGGCTACAATCTTGCCACCCAGACAAGCGTCTTCACTCTCAGATGTGTGAATCTGAAGAGTGGCGTGCGACTTACGCGGTACAAGGCCGTGAGCCAATCTACATCAACCCAGTAGATGCTAAGAAGAAAGGCATTAAAGACGGTGACGTAGTACGTGTGTTTAACGACCGTGGCCAACTACTAGCGGGTGCTGTTCTAATGGATAGCTATGCTCCTGGTGTTGTTCGTATCGAAGAAGGTGCTTGGTACGGTCCGATCAACGAGAAAGTGGGCGCGCTAGACACATACGGCGATCCAAACACACTGACTCAAGACATCGGTACGTCTGAACTTGCTCAAGCAACGTCAGCAAACACATGTTTGGTCGACTTCGAGAAGTTCCAAGGCAAACTGCCTCCAGTAACTTCATTCGGTGGTCCAATCGAAGTTTCTTAA
- a CDS encoding putative manganese transporter, with protein MDRLISFLPSSSAAKTTQFSLSFKRLLLPISLAALVAAPATRELTVTTLSDAFWAVSCYVALTLAIYHWLSLYINKDNVFNKLVHQSRSNQVVFAALMGALPGCGGAIVVTTQFISGKLGFGAVVAVLVSTMGDAAFLLIASEPKTGLAMMAMGVIVGTASGRIINLFHADDFLRPKPAEKSEATSSCASQSQDKESVSKKAINLQGYLWSVLIVPGAAVALLGSFQVDVNELLALPEMSMEWAGTILLISSMFLWGLTREIEDYKSAVSEDEKCIGSHPLQKTAQDTNFVTAWVVVAFLFFEFGSVIANVDFATLFSSWGIMLPLAGVLMGLLPGCGPQLLVTSLYLSGALPLSAQVGNAISNDGDALFPAIAMAPKAALVATLYSSVPALICAYGYWFVFEL; from the coding sequence ATGGATCGACTAATCTCTTTTTTGCCAAGCAGTAGCGCTGCGAAAACAACTCAGTTTTCACTGTCATTCAAGCGCCTGCTTTTACCTATATCACTTGCAGCATTGGTTGCAGCCCCAGCTACGCGAGAGCTGACAGTAACTACTTTATCAGACGCATTTTGGGCCGTGTCTTGTTATGTCGCGTTAACCTTGGCGATTTACCACTGGTTAAGCCTGTACATCAACAAAGATAACGTCTTCAACAAGCTCGTTCATCAATCTCGTTCAAATCAAGTGGTATTCGCGGCTCTCATGGGCGCGCTACCCGGCTGTGGCGGTGCGATAGTGGTGACCACACAATTTATCTCAGGAAAACTCGGATTTGGTGCCGTGGTTGCGGTGCTCGTCTCGACCATGGGTGACGCGGCGTTCCTACTCATAGCGAGCGAGCCTAAGACAGGTTTAGCCATGATGGCGATGGGCGTAATTGTGGGTACTGCGTCAGGCCGAATCATTAACTTATTTCACGCCGACGACTTCTTACGCCCGAAACCGGCAGAAAAAAGTGAAGCCACTAGCAGCTGCGCTTCTCAATCTCAAGACAAAGAATCGGTCTCTAAAAAAGCGATAAACCTACAAGGTTACCTTTGGTCTGTATTGATTGTTCCTGGTGCTGCCGTTGCCCTACTCGGCTCTTTTCAAGTGGATGTAAATGAGTTGCTCGCTTTGCCCGAAATGTCGATGGAATGGGCGGGAACAATTTTGCTGATCAGCTCAATGTTCCTCTGGGGGCTGACTCGTGAAATTGAAGATTACAAATCGGCCGTGAGTGAAGACGAAAAGTGTATAGGCTCTCATCCACTGCAAAAGACCGCTCAAGATACAAACTTTGTTACTGCTTGGGTGGTGGTTGCCTTTCTGTTCTTTGAATTTGGTTCTGTGATAGCAAATGTCGATTTTGCGACGCTATTCTCAAGCTGGGGTATCATGCTCCCCCTGGCTGGTGTGTTGATGGGTTTGCTACCGGGCTGTGGACCGCAATTATTGGTCACTAGCTTATACCTTTCAGGCGCACTGCCACTTTCAGCTCAGGTAGGTAACGCAATTTCAAATGATGGTGATGCACTATTCCCTGCGATTGCGATGGCTCCCAAAGCGGCACTAGTCGCAACTTTGTATTCCAGTGTGCCTGCTTTAATCTGTGCTTATGGGTATTGGTTTGTGTTCGAGCTATAG
- a CDS encoding manganese-dependent inorganic pyrophosphatase, which translates to MILVVGHKNPDSDSICSALVATELLKARGEEATPIRQGEINRETQHILEVAGAEKPELRTSVAGEKIWLVDYSDLAQAPDDVADAEIVGIVDHHRLGDVMTVNPMEAWIWPVGCTNTVLFNMFKIEGHAISQQIAKLMMSAILSDTVGFASPTCTQKDKDAVAELAEIADVTDVDAFIKALLIAKTNIEGLSAAQLVEKDLKGYPFNGRDVVVGQVELATLEQVDGMIEALEADLEARCEKDGLAFAAVMLTDITTAQTRLLYKGEWAEKLVKFEKDGVLMMENTLSRKKQGWPWLQGELV; encoded by the coding sequence ATGATTTTAGTTGTTGGTCACAAAAACCCTGATAGTGACAGTATTTGTAGTGCGTTAGTTGCAACAGAGCTTCTTAAAGCTCGTGGCGAGGAAGCGACACCAATTCGCCAAGGCGAGATCAACCGCGAAACTCAACACATTCTAGAAGTCGCTGGTGCTGAAAAGCCAGAGCTTCGTACTTCTGTTGCTGGTGAGAAAATCTGGCTAGTAGACTATTCAGACCTAGCACAAGCACCAGATGATGTTGCAGATGCAGAGATCGTAGGTATTGTCGATCACCACCGTCTAGGTGACGTGATGACAGTAAACCCAATGGAAGCTTGGATCTGGCCTGTTGGTTGTACAAACACTGTACTTTTCAACATGTTCAAGATTGAAGGTCACGCTATCTCTCAACAAATCGCTAAACTAATGATGTCTGCAATTCTTTCAGACACAGTTGGTTTCGCTTCTCCAACATGTACTCAAAAAGACAAAGACGCTGTTGCTGAGCTTGCTGAAATCGCTGACGTAACTGACGTTGATGCATTCATCAAAGCGCTTCTAATCGCTAAGACAAACATCGAAGGCCTATCTGCTGCACAGCTAGTAGAAAAAGACCTTAAAGGCTACCCATTCAACGGTCGTGATGTTGTTGTTGGTCAAGTTGAACTTGCGACTCTTGAGCAAGTAGACGGCATGATTGAAGCGCTAGAAGCTGATCTTGAAGCGCGTTGTGAGAAAGACGGTCTAGCATTTGCTGCGGTAATGCTAACTGATATCACTACTGCACAAACTCGTCTTCTATACAAAGGTGAGTGGGCTGAGAAGCTGGTTAAATTCGAGAAAGACGGTGTATTGATGATGGAAAATACACTTAGCCGTAAGAAGCAAGGCTGGCCTTGGCTACAAGGTGAGCTTGTTTAA
- a CDS encoding DUF2750 domain-containing protein, whose translation MTTQLDDKKIAEINKYTGEQRLKYCVKEIVANREVWILTDEHGCVMLNTEDEDCVPVWPNQEFAESWATGDWSECKAESISLNKWHSRWTNGLEDDELAVVVFPNEQEEGVILFPDEFDFELKKQAAKR comes from the coding sequence ATGACTACACAGCTAGACGATAAAAAAATCGCTGAAATTAATAAGTATACAGGTGAGCAACGCCTGAAATACTGTGTGAAAGAAATCGTAGCAAACCGTGAAGTATGGATCTTAACCGATGAACACGGTTGTGTGATGCTAAACACAGAAGACGAAGACTGTGTTCCAGTATGGCCAAACCAAGAGTTCGCAGAATCATGGGCAACGGGTGACTGGTCTGAGTGTAAAGCTGAATCTATTTCGCTGAACAAATGGCACAGTCGCTGGACGAACGGTTTAGAAGACGACGAACTTGCTGTTGTGGTATTCCCGAACGAGCAAGAAGAGGGCGTTATCTTGTTCCCGGATGAGTTCGATTTCGAATTGAAAAAGCAGGCTGCTAAGCGCTAG
- a CDS encoding DUF2927 domain-containing protein has protein sequence MLRTASLLSLLLALFSFNATSTPLTWLDRSFVETAFYNVALQHEYSQGNKPLAKWKQPIKIWIDHRVGDEELHQELTELHIQHLSEVTQHPITIVNKESEANVKWIYTRQSKWIAESKTILKLKSTKHLNSAICTAGYRTNSRGEVIYAGIIIPVDQARSRGKLVACIVEEITQVLGLPNDSDKAYPSIFNDHTPEDLLSPLDVVLLQLLYEPELKAGMTKSEVKPIVRKILKRYSKTGVLQQASKAAQQAPLYQLIGY, from the coding sequence ATGTTAAGAACAGCTTCATTGCTTTCCCTTTTGTTGGCACTGTTTTCCTTTAACGCGACAAGCACACCGCTCACCTGGCTAGATAGAAGCTTCGTCGAAACTGCCTTCTATAACGTCGCACTTCAACACGAATACTCCCAAGGCAACAAACCGCTCGCCAAGTGGAAACAACCTATCAAGATTTGGATCGATCATCGAGTGGGCGATGAGGAACTGCATCAAGAGCTCACAGAGCTTCATATCCAACACTTATCCGAAGTCACTCAACACCCTATAACAATCGTCAATAAAGAGTCTGAAGCCAACGTTAAGTGGATATACACGAGGCAGAGTAAGTGGATAGCGGAATCTAAAACCATACTCAAGCTTAAGTCGACAAAGCATCTAAATAGCGCTATTTGTACTGCAGGCTATCGAACTAACTCCAGAGGTGAGGTTATTTATGCAGGGATTATTATCCCCGTTGATCAGGCAAGATCGCGAGGAAAGTTAGTCGCCTGTATCGTAGAAGAGATCACACAGGTTCTAGGCCTGCCGAATGATTCAGATAAAGCCTATCCTTCTATTTTCAATGACCACACACCAGAAGACTTATTATCGCCCTTAGATGTGGTCCTGCTCCAACTACTGTACGAACCAGAATTGAAAGCTGGAATGACAAAATCTGAAGTAAAACCTATTGTTCGAAAGATACTCAAGAGGTACAGCAAAACAGGTGTGCTTCAACAAGCTTCGAAAGCCGCACAGCAAGCGCCGTTGTATCAGTTGATTGGGTATTGA
- a CDS encoding ATP-binding cassette domain-containing protein, with protein MSALLEVSDLSKDFTTRSGLFRKKIHQAVKPVSFSLEAGQTIGFIGQNGSGKSTLARMLAGMVEPTSGEIRVNGEKLEHKDYSTRCKLIRMIFQDPNTSLNPRIQIGRILEGPLKRNTAMPPEARMKRVKETLLRVGLLPEHAYFYPQMLAAGQKQRVCLARALILQPSIIVADEALNGLDMAMRSQIINLFLELQEEMGVSFVYVSQHIGIVKHITDKIIVMHEGNVVESGETHEVLTNPTHQITQRLVESHFFKAPNH; from the coding sequence ATGAGTGCATTATTAGAAGTCAGTGATTTATCAAAAGACTTTACGACACGCTCTGGTCTCTTCCGTAAAAAGATTCATCAGGCAGTGAAACCTGTGAGCTTTAGTCTGGAAGCCGGTCAAACTATTGGTTTTATCGGCCAAAACGGCTCTGGTAAATCGACATTGGCACGAATGCTTGCAGGTATGGTAGAACCCACTTCAGGCGAAATTCGAGTTAACGGCGAGAAACTAGAGCACAAAGACTATTCGACGCGCTGTAAGTTAATTCGCATGATCTTCCAAGATCCCAACACCTCGCTTAACCCGCGCATACAGATAGGTCGAATCCTTGAAGGCCCTTTAAAGCGAAATACAGCCATGCCTCCAGAAGCGCGTATGAAGCGTGTGAAAGAGACTTTGCTGCGCGTTGGATTGTTACCAGAGCACGCTTACTTTTACCCGCAGATGTTGGCTGCTGGTCAGAAACAAAGGGTATGTTTGGCGCGCGCCTTAATCCTTCAACCATCAATCATTGTTGCTGACGAAGCACTGAACGGATTGGATATGGCGATGCGCTCGCAAATCATCAACCTGTTCTTAGAGTTACAAGAAGAGATGGGCGTATCGTTCGTTTATGTATCTCAACACATCGGTATTGTTAAGCACATCACCGACAAGATCATCGTGATGCACGAAGGCAATGTGGTTGAGAGTGGCGAAACCCATGAAGTACTTACCAACCCAACTCATCAAATCACCCAAAGATTGGTTGAGAGCCACTTCTTCAAAGCGCCAAACCACTAG
- a CDS encoding ATP-binding cassette domain-containing protein, whose protein sequence is MPLLDIRHLTIEIETPQGMVKAVDRMSITLNEGEIRGLVGESGSGKSLVAKAIVGVCKENWKVSADRMRLGNIDLLQLTPKERRRVIARDIAMIFQEPSTCLDPSEKVGHQLIEAIPSYSFEGRWWQRFKWRKKQAVALLHKVGIKDHSRLMDSYSYELTDGECQKVMIAMAIAAKPKILIADEPTNDLDPITQSQILRLLSRMNQLHNTTILLIGHDLTTITQWATRITVMYCGQSVESADTAKLLDVPKHPYTVALLKAMPDFNDWIPHKEKLQSLPGSIPPLQHLPIGCRLGPRCPYAQRQCVEIPHTKRIKSHKFNCHFPLNMEKKKKS, encoded by the coding sequence ATGCCGTTACTTGATATTCGACACCTAACCATTGAAATTGAAACCCCGCAAGGGATGGTTAAAGCCGTTGACCGAATGAGTATTACCCTAAATGAAGGGGAAATTCGTGGTCTGGTAGGTGAATCAGGCTCAGGTAAGAGTTTGGTTGCAAAAGCGATAGTCGGTGTTTGTAAAGAAAACTGGAAAGTATCCGCCGACCGAATGCGCCTTGGCAATATCGATTTGCTTCAGCTGACACCCAAAGAACGACGTCGTGTCATAGCGCGCGATATCGCCATGATCTTCCAAGAACCATCGACCTGTCTTGACCCCTCTGAAAAAGTAGGTCATCAGCTCATTGAAGCGATTCCTTCATATTCTTTCGAAGGCCGATGGTGGCAAAGATTCAAATGGCGTAAGAAGCAGGCCGTTGCTCTACTGCATAAAGTCGGCATTAAAGATCATTCTCGCCTGATGGACAGCTATTCATATGAGCTGACTGACGGTGAATGTCAAAAAGTCATGATTGCGATGGCAATTGCAGCTAAGCCAAAGATCTTGATTGCCGATGAACCGACGAACGATCTCGATCCAATCACACAATCGCAGATCTTGCGCTTGTTGAGCCGGATGAATCAACTTCACAACACGACGATTCTCCTCATCGGTCACGATTTAACGACCATCACCCAATGGGCAACACGAATCACCGTAATGTATTGTGGTCAATCCGTTGAATCAGCGGATACTGCAAAACTGTTGGATGTGCCAAAGCACCCCTATACGGTCGCGCTGCTTAAAGCGATGCCCGACTTCAACGATTGGATTCCACACAAAGAAAAATTGCAGTCGCTGCCAGGGTCAATCCCTCCATTGCAGCACCTACCGATTGGTTGCCGATTAGGCCCACGCTGTCCTTACGCACAAAGACAGTGTGTTGAGATCCCTCATACTAAGCGTATTAAAAGCCACAAATTTAATTGTCACTTCCCTCTCAATATGGAGAAGAAAAAGAAATCATGA
- the sapC gene encoding peptide ABC transporter permease SapC, translating into MLTNNVYQEEQIPTQFERFWRSFRANNLAMFGLWCLVLIILVTVTSPWLAPHDSQEQTGHLLTPPSWDPAGTVEYFLGTDDLGRDILSRLIIGSQLTFGAAVIITFIAAVIGCLIGVLAGMTRGLLSSTLNHLLDTVMSIPSLLLAIIFVAFLGFGEFNILLALCLALIPRFIRSVYIAVHAEVEKDYILASRLDGANDFYLLWNSILPNILTVVALEVTLALSVAILDITALGFLGLGAQAPSTEWGSILGDSVELIYLAPWTVTLPGLAIMFTVIVVNLVGEGVRQALNAGIE; encoded by the coding sequence ATGCTAACAAATAACGTCTACCAGGAAGAGCAAATTCCAACCCAGTTCGAACGTTTCTGGCGAAGCTTCCGTGCCAACAACCTAGCCATGTTTGGCTTGTGGTGTTTGGTGCTTATCATTCTGGTTACCGTCACTTCACCGTGGCTAGCGCCGCACGATTCTCAAGAGCAAACGGGGCATCTGTTAACGCCGCCTTCTTGGGACCCTGCAGGCACGGTTGAATATTTCCTTGGTACTGATGACTTGGGTCGAGACATTCTTTCTCGTCTGATCATTGGTTCACAGCTGACCTTTGGTGCAGCGGTTATCATTACTTTCATTGCAGCGGTCATAGGCTGCCTGATAGGTGTTCTAGCGGGTATGACTCGTGGGTTGTTATCAAGCACGCTAAACCACCTGCTTGATACGGTTATGTCGATTCCATCTCTTCTGCTGGCGATTATCTTCGTCGCCTTCCTTGGTTTTGGTGAGTTTAATATCTTGCTTGCCTTGTGCCTGGCATTAATTCCGCGCTTTATTCGCTCGGTATATATTGCCGTACATGCTGAAGTAGAAAAAGACTATATTCTAGCTTCTCGCCTTGATGGTGCGAACGATTTTTACCTACTATGGAACTCTATCCTTCCTAACATCCTTACCGTGGTCGCACTTGAAGTTACACTGGCACTGTCAGTCGCCATTCTTGATATCACGGCCTTGGGTTTCTTAGGACTTGGCGCTCAAGCACCAAGTACAGAATGGGGATCAATCTTGGGTGATTCAGTAGAGCTGATTTATCTAGCGCCATGGACAGTTACCCTACCCGGCTTAGCTATTATGTTTACCGTTATCGTTGTTAACCTCGTAGGTGAAGGTGTTCGCCAAGCGCTAAATGCAGGAATCGAATAA